The Gammaproteobacteria bacterium DNA segment GCAATCTGCGGAAGTCCCTCCTATCAGATTGATTTGAGGTTAGAAGGGAACCTGAGCGGCTGGTGTAAAATGCCTATCGAGAATCACTGGAGTTTGGGCATGAAACAATTTCACGGGACGACGATCCTGTGCGTACGGCGGCCGGGCGTGGTGGTCATGGGCGGCGACGGCCAGGTGTCGCTGGGGCAGATCGTGCTGAAAGGCAACGCCCGCAAAGTGCGCCGTCTGCATGATGACAGGGTGCTCGCCGGGTTCGCCGGCGGCACGGCGGATGCATTCACCCTGTTCGAACGCTTCGAGGCCAAGCTGCAGAAGCATCAGGGCAATCTCACGCGCTCGGCCGTCGAACTGGCGAAGGACTGGCGCACCGATCGTATTTTGCGCCGCCTCGAAGCCATGCTGACCGTCGCCGACCTCAGCGCCCTGCTCATCATCTCGGGCAACGGCGACGTCGTCGAACCGGAGGAGGACATCATGGCCATCGGGTCCGGTGGTCCCTATGCGCAGGCGGCGGCACAAGCGCTGGTACGCCACACCCAGATGGATGCGCGCGCCATCGTCGAGGCGGCGCTGCGCATCGCCGGCG contains these protein-coding regions:
- the hslV gene encoding ATP-dependent protease subunit HslV, giving the protein MKQFHGTTILCVRRPGVVVMGGDGQVSLGQIVLKGNARKVRRLHDDRVLAGFAGGTADAFTLFERFEAKLQKHQGNLTRSAVELAKDWRTDRILRRLEAMLTVADLSALLIISGNGDVVEPEEDIMAIGSGGPYAQAAAQALVRHTQMDARAIVEAALRIAGDICVYTNTNLTIEELRG